The nucleotide window ACGAAAGATTTTTTGAAAAATCTTCTTCAGTAAAGGATTTAAGTTCGGCAGAAGATGAATAAAGTTTTTTGGTGGCTTGGAGAATATCCCATCTTCCGCCATAGCTCACAGCGATAACTAAATCTAACTTTTTACTATCAGTAGCTGTTCTAGCTTCAGAAGATTGCATTTTTTTTCTTAAAGCTTCATCAAATTTACTTAAGTCGCCTACAAACCTTATGGCTACCTCGTTTTTTATTAAATTAGGTACTTCTTTTTCTATTGCTTGAGCAAAAAGATCCATTAGTAAAGAAACTTCTTCTTGGGATCTTTCCCAGTTTTCACTACTAAAGGCAAAGAGGGTTAAAACTTCAATCCCTATTTGAGCTGAGAATTCTACTAATTCTCTTACTTTATTGACTCCTTCTTGATGCCCAGATACGCCGGGTAATTTTTTGTCTACAGCCCATCTATTATTACCATCCATGATGATAGCGACATGGTTTGGAAAGCTGTCTTCGCTTTGAAAAGTATTCATGGATATTCTAGAAATCTAGCAGGTCTTTTTCCTTATTATCCAAAGAAGTGTCAATATTCTTTATAAATTCGTCAGTGAGATTTTGAATTAACTCTTGTCCTTTTCTGTCATCATCTTCACTAATTTCTTTTTCTTTTAGAAATTCTTTTAATTGAGAGTTCCCATCACGCCTAATATTCCTAATAGATATTTTAGAATTCTCCGCTTCTGATTTAGCCTTCTTAATAAGATCTCTACGAGTTTCTTCAGTTAACTTTGGAACTATAACTCTTATTTTATCCCCAGAAGTAGCTGGATTTATACCGATATCTGACTCATAGATTGCTTTCTCTATGTCAGGAAGTAAGGTAGATTCGAAGGGTACAATAGATAATGTTGTTGCATCTTCTATGCCTATATTGGCTAATTGAGATAGCGGTGTAAGAGATCCATAATAATCTATTTTTATTGAATCCAATAAAGAAGGATTTGCTCTTCCTGTTCTAATGGATTTAAAAGCTGTCTCCAAAGCATCTAGAGCTTTACCCATCCTATTTGTAGAATCTTCTATAATATCTTCTAGCATAACTTCTACTCAGAATCACTAATCTGAGACATAACCTCAGTTGCAAAATCTACTTCCTCTTTTTCAATTCCTTGACCTACTTCTAATCTAATAAATTCAGATACATTTCCATTGTTTTCTTTTAGATAGGCCTCCACAGATTTCCCTGGATCCTTTACAAAACCTTGCTTCAGAAGACTTACTTCTGAAAGATATTTATTTAACCTACCAGTGACCATCTTTTCTTGGATTTCAGCAGGTTTATTTTCTTTCGAAACTTGGGATCTTATAATATCTAGTTCTTTATCTATTAAATCTTGGCTTAAATCTTTAGGCGAAACTACCAAAGGGTTAGCAGCAGCGATATGCATAGCTATATCTTTCCCTAATTCTAAAGAGCCTTGATTTAAGGAGACAGCTGAAGCTATCTTATTATTGCTATGGATATAAAAATTTACAACCTCACCTTCAATACTTTCAACTTTTCTTATCAGAATATTCTCACCTATCTTCTGAATCAATGATTCTCTATCATTTTCAAGTTGTTGATTAACATGATCTAAAAGACCGTCATTCAAATCATAACTTTTTGCAACAATGGAAGCTTTTTCACAGAAATCTATAAAGTTTTTATCTTTGGAAACAAAATCAGTTTCACAATTAACTTCTATCAATATCACTTTATTCTCTTTGGAGGTCTCTGCCAATATAATTCCTTCAGCTGCTGACCTAGTTGATTTCTTTTCAGCCTTTAATGCACTACTTTTCCTTAAATTAACTATGGCTAACTCTATATCACCTGAGGAATCTTGAAGAGCTTTCTTGCAATCCATAAGTCCCAGACCAGTCTTTTCTCTTAAATCTTTAACTTGTGAAGCTGATATTTCTGTCATTATTTTAGCCTTATATCTATATTAAAAATTGAAATTAATAGTCTACTGGTTTCTTTCCAGAGTTAGCTACTTCTCCTTCTCCCAACTTTTCTTGCGGATTATCTTGAACTTCTTCAACTGATTCATCTTCTTTTTTTCTTGTTATAGAAGGACCAGACCCAACACTTCCTATACCTGTTGCTAATTCTAAACCCTCTAAGCAAGCATCTGAAATAGCTCTGGTAAATAATCCAATAGATCGCATTGAGTCATCATTAGCCGGTATTACATAATCTATACCTTCCGGGTCACTATTCGTGTCAACTATGCCTATGATTGGTATTCCCATTTTTCTAGCTTCTGTTACTGCAATAGATTCTAATTTCACATCTACTACAAATAATGCATCGGGCAATCCTCCCATCTCCCTGACTCCACCTATAGACCTCTCAAGACGATTAATTTCTCTTTCAATTTTTAAACCCTCTTTTTTTGTTAACTTAGAAAATGTTCCATCTTCTTTTTGAACAATGAGGTCTTCGAGACGTTTTATAGAAGACCTAATAGTCTTATAATTTGTAAGCATACCCCCTAACCATCTTTGGCTTACATAAGGCATTCCACATCGAGAAGCTTCAGTTTCTATAATTTTAGAAGCTGTTCTCTTTGTAGCTACAAAAAGTAATTTATTATTTTTTGAAGCTAAAGATTTAACAAATTCTATAGCTGGTGGTAAGGATTCTAGAGTTAAATTTAAATCATGAATATGAATTTTATTCCTTACTCCAAAAATATACTCTTCCATTCTTGGATTCCAATATTTGGTTTGATGACCAAAATGTGCTCCAACTTCCAGTAGGTCTTCGAGTGTTATTTCACTCATATGTGCTCCTTAAAATGTGAGCGATTATCGCTCGGGTTAAACTTCCGCATATATCTCATTTGACTGACTAACAGAGCTTGTTGCCAGCACCCAAAAAAAGACTTAATAATACGTGCGTCTTTAATAAACAAACCTCTCAGAGAACCTTGGAGCCTCTAAAAGGAAGGCATTTATATCACAATAATAAGAATTTAAGAAGAAAAACTATGTATATCAGACATTTGATAGATTCCTTTGGATTGACTGCTTAGCCAAATCCCAGCTTCTAGTGCTCCTTTAGCAAAAACTCCCCTATCAGTTACTGAATGTTTTATTTCTAGAAGTTCATGTTCATTCTTAATAAAAATTTTATGTTCGCCCTTTATGTCTCCTTTTCTAATGGAAATAATATCCTTATCTCTAATTTTCTTATTTAACTTTTTATTTATTACCTTAGATAAGTATTTTGAAGTTCCTGAAGGCATATCCTTCTTATGTTTATTATGAGTTTCTTCAATTTTTATATCGTCAAAAGGTATTAAAAGATCACCTGACATCTCAATCATTTGTTCTATAAAATTAATACCCCTACTTGTATTTGGAGTTATTAACAGAGGGATGTGTTGAGCATGCAATTCTAATTCATTACATTCTTTTTCGTTAAAACCTGTCGTACCTATAACTAAGGGTATCTTATTTTCTGCTGCATAATTAGCAACCATTAAAGAATAATCTTTGAAAGAGAAGTCTATTATAACATCTGCATTATTACAGTTAATGAAATTAGATGATAAAAATATACCTAGCTCTTCGCGACCTAATAACTCACCTAAATCTTGACCTATTAAGTCATTATTTTTGGAACCAGAAGCTCCGACTAAGTTACATCTAGGGTGTTCTTCAGTTGCGGAAATAATCTCTTTTCCCATTTTTCCAGTTGCACCTGTTATAAAAACATTAACCATCTGATCAGATTACACTAGTTACTTAGAATCAAAAAAAGATTTTACTTTTTTAAACCATTCATTAGACAACGGGGTCTGTTTATTACCATTTTTTAAAGAAGCTTCTAATTCAATTAAAATTTCTTTTTGTTTTTTTGTTAATTGCTGTGGAGTTTCAATAACTACTCTACAAAGCAGGTCTCCAATTGAGCCACCTCTTACAGGTTTTACTCCTTTTGACTTCAAGCGAAATAATTTACCTGTCTGTGTACCTTCAGGTATTTTAATCTTTACTTTACTTTCTAAAGTAGGTATCTCAATTTCTCCTCCTAATGTTGCCTGGATAAAACTAATAGGTGTTTCACAATAAAGATGTTTGCCATCGCGCTCAAATACTTCATGATCTAAAACATTAAATTCTACAAAAAGATCTCCAGCTTGCCCTCCTTTTACTCCACCTTCACCCTCTCCCGATAATCTAATACGGTCACCTGAATCTACTCCAGCAGGAATTTTAACTGATAATGTTTTAGATTTCTGATTTCTACCTTGACCTTTGCACTCGTTGCATGGATCAGAAATAATTTGCCCTGAACCACTACAACTTCTGCATGTTTGTGCAACTGAAAAAAATCCTTGTTGCATCCTTACTTGACCTGCTCCATTACAGTCTCTACAGGTTATTGGTCTTGATCCAGGTTTACTACCAGAGCCTGCGCAGATATTACAAGTTTGTAAAGTAGGAATTTTTATTTTCTCGGTAGTTCCTTTCGCAGCATTTTCAAGAGTTATTGACATGGAATACTGCAAATCTGAGCCCCTATTAGATCTTTGACTTCTTGAAAAAGGATCATTAGATCCACCAAAAATATCACCAAAAATATCACCAAAAATATCTGAAAAATCAGATGCAGATCTTCCACCTCCAAAACCTCCTGATTCAACTCCCTGGTGACCAAATTGGTCATAAGCCTGTTTTTTAGCTGGATCTGAAAGCACATCATACGCTTCGGTTGCTTCCTTAAATTTTTCAGAAGCTTTTGGGTCATCTGGATTCCTATCAGGATGATATTTCATTGCCTGTTTACGATAGGCTTTTTTTAGATCATCTTCACTTGCGCCTTTTTGCTGTCCAAGGACTTCATAGTAATCTCTTTTAGACACGCGATGAATACAAGATAATTTGAGTTTAAACTACTTTAAGGTTTAGCTTCTTCCTTAACCTCTTCCTTGGCTTCATCTTGAACTTCTTCAAAATCAGCATCGACTGCGTCTGAATTTTGATTACTGGAAGTGTCAGGATCATCAGAAGAGTTTTCTGCTTCTTTTGCTTGCTCTTCATAAAGTCTTTGAGCTAAAGGGGTTGAAACTTCACTTAAAGCTTTTATCTTTTCATCAATAGCTTCTTTATCCTGATCATCTGCTTTTAGAACTTCCTCTAAATCTACTATACATTTCTCTATAGATTCTTTTTCTTGATCTTCTACTTTATCCTTTGCTTCTTCTAAAGTTTTTTTACAGCTATGAACTAAATTTTCTCCCATATTCCTAGTCTGAACTAATTCTTCAAATTTTTTATCTGCTTCTGCATTTGCTTCAGCATCTTTAACCATTTTCTCTATCTCTTCATCTGAGAGGCCGCTAGAAGATTTGATAACAATAGACTGCTCTTTACCTGTCGCTGTATCCTTAGCAGAAACATTTAATATTCCATTCGCATCTAAATCAAAACTAACTTCTATTTGAGGCATACCTCTTGGAGCAGAAGGTATATCTGCTAAATTAAATTGCCCAAGAGTTTTATTTTCTGCCGCCTGCTTTCTTTCACCTTGAAGAACATGAACTGTAACTGCAGTTTGATTATCTTCTGCTGTAGAAAAGATCTGCGATTTATTAGTTGGAATAGTAGTATTCTTATCAATTAATGGAGTCATAACTCCACCCATAGTTTCAATACCTAAAGTTAAAGGTGTAACATCTAATAGTAAAACATCTGTAACATCTCCAGCTAGAACAGCTCCTTGAATTGCTGCTCCAACAGCTACTGCTTCATCTGGATTCACATCTTTTCGTGGTTCTTTTCCAAAGAAAGCTTTAACTTTTTCTTGCACCAGCGGCATTCTAGTTTGGCCGCCTACAACAACTATCTCATCTATCTCTGTAGGCTTCAATTTAGCATCATCAAGCGCTACTTTTACTGGCTCC belongs to SAR86 cluster bacterium and includes:
- the uppS gene encoding polyprenyl diphosphate synthase; the encoded protein is MNTFQSEDSFPNHVAIIMDGNNRWAVDKKLPGVSGHQEGVNKVRELVEFSAQIGIEVLTLFAFSSENWERSQEEVSLLMDLFAQAIEKEVPNLIKNEVAIRFVGDLSKFDEALRKKMQSSEARTATDSKKLDLVIAVSYGGRWDILQATKKLYSSSAELKSFTEEDFSKNLSLSDFKDPDLCIRTGGELRISNFLLWQLAYTEFYFTDCLWPDFTKEEFENAIKEFTRRKRNFGNKSNFNNP
- the frr gene encoding ribosome recycling factor, which produces MLEDIIEDSTNRMGKALDALETAFKSIRTGRANPSLLDSIKIDYYGSLTPLSQLANIGIEDATTLSIVPFESTLLPDIEKAIYESDIGINPATSGDKIRVIVPKLTEETRRDLIKKAKSEAENSKISIRNIRRDGNSQLKEFLKEKEISEDDDRKGQELIQNLTDEFIKNIDTSLDNKEKDLLDF
- the tsf gene encoding translation elongation factor Ts translates to MTEISASQVKDLREKTGLGLMDCKKALQDSSGDIELAIVNLRKSSALKAEKKSTRSAAEGIILAETSKENKVILIEVNCETDFVSKDKNFIDFCEKASIVAKSYDLNDGLLDHVNQQLENDRESLIQKIGENILIRKVESIEGEVVNFYIHSNNKIASAVSLNQGSLELGKDIAMHIAAANPLVVSPKDLSQDLIDKELDIIRSQVSKENKPAEIQEKMVTGRLNKYLSEVSLLKQGFVKDPGKSVEAYLKENNGNVSEFIRLEVGQGIEKEEVDFATEVMSQISDSE
- the rpsB gene encoding 30S ribosomal protein S2 is translated as MSEITLEDLLEVGAHFGHQTKYWNPRMEEYIFGVRNKIHIHDLNLTLESLPPAIEFVKSLASKNNKLLFVATKRTASKIIETEASRCGMPYVSQRWLGGMLTNYKTIRSSIKRLEDLIVQKEDGTFSKLTKKEGLKIEREINRLERSIGGVREMGGLPDALFVVDVKLESIAVTEARKMGIPIIGIVDTNSDPEGIDYVIPANDDSMRSIGLFTRAISDACLEGLELATGIGSVGSGPSITRKKEDESVEEVQDNPQEKLGEGEVANSGKKPVDY
- the dapB gene encoding 4-hydroxy-tetrahydrodipicolinate reductase; protein product: MVNVFITGATGKMGKEIISATEEHPRCNLVGASGSKNNDLIGQDLGELLGREELGIFLSSNFINCNNADVIIDFSFKDYSLMVANYAAENKIPLVIGTTGFNEKECNELELHAQHIPLLITPNTSRGINFIEQMIEMSGDLLIPFDDIKIEETHNKHKKDMPSGTSKYLSKVINKKLNKKIRDKDIISIRKGDIKGEHKIFIKNEHELLEIKHSVTDRGVFAKGALEAGIWLSSQSKGIYQMSDIHSFSS
- the dnaJ gene encoding molecular chaperone DnaJ — translated: MSKRDYYEVLGQQKGASEDDLKKAYRKQAMKYHPDRNPDDPKASEKFKEATEAYDVLSDPAKKQAYDQFGHQGVESGGFGGGRSASDFSDIFGDIFGDIFGGSNDPFSRSQRSNRGSDLQYSMSITLENAAKGTTEKIKIPTLQTCNICAGSGSKPGSRPITCRDCNGAGQVRMQQGFFSVAQTCRSCSGSGQIISDPCNECKGQGRNQKSKTLSVKIPAGVDSGDRIRLSGEGEGGVKGGQAGDLFVEFNVLDHEVFERDGKHLYCETPISFIQATLGGEIEIPTLESKVKIKIPEGTQTGKLFRLKSKGVKPVRGGSIGDLLCRVVIETPQQLTKKQKEILIELEASLKNGNKQTPLSNEWFKKVKSFFDSK
- the dnaK gene encoding molecular chaperone DnaK, whose protein sequence is MAKIIGIDLGTTNSCVSVMDGEKAKVIENSEGSRTTPSVVAYGEEMSVGAAAKRQAVTNPNNTLYAIKRLIGRKHDDPAVKKDMDIVPYKIVPADNGDAWVEANNEKLAPQQVSAEILKKMKKTAEDYLGHSVQEAVITVPAYFNDSQRQATKDAGKIAGLEVKRIINEPTAAALAYGLDKGKGDQKIAVYDLGGGTFDISIIEIAEVDGEHQFEVLSTNGDTFLGGEDFDLALIDYLAAEFKNESGMDLQNDPLALQRLKEGAEKAKIELSTNQQTEVNLPYITADSSGPKHLVLKLTRAKLEALVGGLVERTLEPVKVALDDAKLKPTEIDEIVVVGGQTRMPLVQEKVKAFFGKEPRKDVNPDEAVAVGAAIQGAVLAGDVTDVLLLDVTPLTLGIETMGGVMTPLIDKNTTIPTNKSQIFSTAEDNQTAVTVHVLQGERKQAAENKTLGQFNLADIPSAPRGMPQIEVSFDLDANGILNVSAKDTATGKEQSIVIKSSSGLSDEEIEKMVKDAEANAEADKKFEELVQTRNMGENLVHSCKKTLEEAKDKVEDQEKESIEKCIVDLEEVLKADDQDKEAIDEKIKALSEVSTPLAQRLYEEQAKEAENSSDDPDTSSNQNSDAVDADFEEVQDEAKEEVKEEAKP